Proteins encoded by one window of Girardinichthys multiradiatus isolate DD_20200921_A chromosome 14, DD_fGirMul_XY1, whole genome shotgun sequence:
- the LOC124880423 gene encoding uncharacterized protein LOC124880423 isoform X2 translates to MDFTSLCTVVAVVRILSNKSQFFLHDSVKLSCVDNKNSSDWRIMRNTTNIKNNECSSTWGKRNGSNCLIDAVYLFDSGQYWCESGTGACSEVINVTVTDGPVILENPALPVAEGEAVILRCIHNKASSFNLTQFYKDGLLIGSSSTGTVTIRDVSRSDEGLYKCNITGAGESPESWLSVRAKVDDDVSYTDVTFPQKLPKTNAEIPSEPTLYSTIKPGAC, encoded by the exons ATGGACTTCACATCACTTTGCACTGTTGTTG cTGTTGTGAGAATCCTTTCCAACAAGTCACAGTTCTTTCTGCACGATTCAGTTAAGCTGAGCTGTGTGGACAATAAAAACTCTTCTGACTGGAGAATAATGAGAAACACGACGAACATCAAAAACAACGAGTGTTCATCAACCTGGGGAAAGAGAAATGGGTCAAACTGCCTAATCGATGCTGTTTACCTGTTTGACAGTGGACAGTACTGGTGTGAGTCCGGAACCGGAGCATGCAGCGAGGTTATAAATGTTACTGTAACAG ATGGCCCTGTGATCCTAGAGAATCCTGCCCTTCCTGTAGCAGAGGGGGAAGCTGTGATTCTGCGCTGCATCCATAACAAGGCCTCCTCCTTCAATCTCACTCAGTTTTATAAAGATGGCCTCCTGATTGGGAGCAGCTCGACTGGAACCGTCACCATCCGTGATGTTTCTAGGTCTGATGAAGGCCTCTATAAGTGTAACATTACAGGAGCCGGTGAATCCCCAGAGAGCTGGCTGTCAGTCAGAG CTAAAGTGGACGATGACGTGTCCTACACTGATGTTACCTTCCCACAGAAACTGCCAAAGACAAATGCAG AGATACCTTCTGAACCAACACTATACTCAACAATCAAACCAGGAGCCTGCTGA
- the LOC124880423 gene encoding low affinity immunoglobulin gamma Fc region receptor II-a-like isoform X1, with translation MDFTSLCTVVAVVRILSNKSQFFLHDSVKLSCVDNKNSSDWRIMRNTTNIKNNECSSTWGKRNGSNCLIDAVYLFDSGQYWCESGTGACSEVINVTVTDGPVILENPALPVAEGEAVILRCIHNKASSFNLTQFYKDGLLIGSSSTGTVTIRDVSRSDEGLYKCNITGAGESPESWLSVRGSKPDSFHFHPTHLLLPVVAVCLLFASAMLLYLWRNLKAKVDDDVSYTDVTFPQKLPKTNAEIPSEPTLYSTIKPGAC, from the exons ATGGACTTCACATCACTTTGCACTGTTGTTG cTGTTGTGAGAATCCTTTCCAACAAGTCACAGTTCTTTCTGCACGATTCAGTTAAGCTGAGCTGTGTGGACAATAAAAACTCTTCTGACTGGAGAATAATGAGAAACACGACGAACATCAAAAACAACGAGTGTTCATCAACCTGGGGAAAGAGAAATGGGTCAAACTGCCTAATCGATGCTGTTTACCTGTTTGACAGTGGACAGTACTGGTGTGAGTCCGGAACCGGAGCATGCAGCGAGGTTATAAATGTTACTGTAACAG ATGGCCCTGTGATCCTAGAGAATCCTGCCCTTCCTGTAGCAGAGGGGGAAGCTGTGATTCTGCGCTGCATCCATAACAAGGCCTCCTCCTTCAATCTCACTCAGTTTTATAAAGATGGCCTCCTGATTGGGAGCAGCTCGACTGGAACCGTCACCATCCGTGATGTTTCTAGGTCTGATGAAGGCCTCTATAAGTGTAACATTACAGGAGCCGGTGAATCCCCAGAGAGCTGGCTGTCAGTCAGAG GTAGCAAGCCTGACTCTTTTCACTTTCATCCCACACACTTGTTACTTCCTGTTGTTGCCGTCTGTCTCTTGTTTGCCTCTGCGATGCTGCTATATCTCTGGAGGAATCTAAAAG CTAAAGTGGACGATGACGTGTCCTACACTGATGTTACCTTCCCACAGAAACTGCCAAAGACAAATGCAG AGATACCTTCTGAACCAACACTATACTCAACAATCAAACCAGGAGCCTGCTGA
- the LOC124880423 gene encoding low affinity immunoglobulin gamma Fc region receptor II-a-like isoform X4: MRNTTNIKNNECSSTWGKRNGSNCLIDAVYLFDSGQYWCESGTGACSEVINVTVTDGPVILENPALPVAEGEAVILRCIHNKASSFNLTQFYKDGLLIGSSSTGTVTIRDVSRSDEGLYKCNITGAGESPESWLSVRGSKPDSFHFHPTHLLLPVVAVCLLFASAMLLYLWRNLKAKVDDDVSYTDVTFPQKLPKTNAEIPSEPTLYSTIKPGAC; the protein is encoded by the exons ATGAGAAACACGACGAACATCAAAAACAACGAGTGTTCATCAACCTGGGGAAAGAGAAATGGGTCAAACTGCCTAATCGATGCTGTTTACCTGTTTGACAGTGGACAGTACTGGTGTGAGTCCGGAACCGGAGCATGCAGCGAGGTTATAAATGTTACTGTAACAG ATGGCCCTGTGATCCTAGAGAATCCTGCCCTTCCTGTAGCAGAGGGGGAAGCTGTGATTCTGCGCTGCATCCATAACAAGGCCTCCTCCTTCAATCTCACTCAGTTTTATAAAGATGGCCTCCTGATTGGGAGCAGCTCGACTGGAACCGTCACCATCCGTGATGTTTCTAGGTCTGATGAAGGCCTCTATAAGTGTAACATTACAGGAGCCGGTGAATCCCCAGAGAGCTGGCTGTCAGTCAGAG GTAGCAAGCCTGACTCTTTTCACTTTCATCCCACACACTTGTTACTTCCTGTTGTTGCCGTCTGTCTCTTGTTTGCCTCTGCGATGCTGCTATATCTCTGGAGGAATCTAAAAG CTAAAGTGGACGATGACGTGTCCTACACTGATGTTACCTTCCCACAGAAACTGCCAAAGACAAATGCAG AGATACCTTCTGAACCAACACTATACTCAACAATCAAACCAGGAGCCTGCTGA
- the LOC124880414 gene encoding butyrophilin subfamily 3 member A2-like, with amino-acid sequence MTKLHRVYRQTTVDVNFIPQTSRTYTRTSPVGFVCLVASVLCCFPVSGDVAPKRIVAYVNQTISLPCRTNRKSELLTVEWSKEGITPNITLLYRHGSETVEEKNPAFLNRTRLTVNGGEDGNISQTIFKLQRSDEGRYQCRTRVGKQLQVEATLDLLVGAVSEPELTFVPHSANGGVTLECRAEGWYPAPEITLHDEEGNEMEDEEPRISQDSAGYFTVTRRGSLQAATNRVTCSVHQPLLNQRRNKEMYIPDNCMASCKYSIISSVLVTMVAPALCWLAVFLWKKYGCSFQCKESPRPKQEVNPSTVHWNQPGHVRYTELQQENNMLGLHISEKDEMISKLKAEIEEHKSKYSSTQQQDQPTIDPRSSLNGSQQVNQPLDYSSTPPAATGTSHNPKSDKLSKTKGSKSAVSKQHLTPVPLKKDKSTPAPFTNNGVASSSSSSASTSKEKNILRSSSFSGHRPGNVKSPRRHTMSNNPFSVLAELQEESEYLISEKINQKH; translated from the exons ATGACCAAACTTCACCGTGTTTACAGACAGACTACAGTTGATGTAAATTTCATCCCACAGACCAGCAGAACCTACACCAGAACATCTCCTGTCGGTTTCGTCTGTCTCGTCGCCTCAGTCTTGTGCTGCTTTCCAG TTTCAGGAGATGTTGCACCCAAGAGAATAGTTGCTTATGTGAACCAAACAATCAGCCTGCCCTGCCGAACCAACCGCAAAAGCGAGCTCCTCACAGTGGAGTGGTCCAAGGAGGGGATCACTCCGAACATCACCCTCCTGTACCGCCACGGCTCCGAGACTGTGGAGGAGAAGAATCCTGCCTTCCTCAACCGGACCAGGCTCACAGTGAATGGAGGGGAGGATGGCAACATCTCTCAGACCATTTTCAAGCTGCAGCGGTCTGATGAGGGCCGGTACCAGTGCAGGACCAGGGTGGGGAAGCAGCTGCAGGTTGAAGCAACGCTGGACCTCTTGGTGG GTGCTGTGTCTGAGCCAGAGCTCACATTTGTTCCTCATAGCGCCAATGGAGGAGTGACTCTGGAGTGCAGAGCCGAGGGCTGGTACCCAGCGCCTGAGATAACGCTTCATGATGAGGAAGGAAATGAGATGGAAGACGAAGAGCCGCGAATTTCTCAGGATTCAGCCGGATACTTTACTGTTACAAGGAGAGGATCACTGCAGGCTGCCACTAACAG AGTGACGTGCAGTGTTCACCAGCCGCTGCTGAATCagagaagaaataaagaaatgtacaTTCCAG ATAACTGTATGGCATCCTGCAAATACAGCATCATATCCAGCGTCCTGGTGACCATGGTTGCTCCTGCATTATGTTGGCTCGCGGTATTCTTATGGAAGAAATATGGATGTTCTT TTCAATGTAAGGAATCACCTCGACCAAAACAGGAGGTCAATCCCAGTACAGTACACTGGAATCAGCCAGGACATGTCAGGTACACTGAGCTACAACAAGAAAACAACATGCTGGGgttacacatttctgaaaaagATGAGATGATCTCCAAGCTAAAGGCAGAAATAGAGGAACATAAATCCAAATACAGTAGTACTCAACAGCAGGACCAACCTACTATTGACCCCAGATCCTCACTTAATGGCTCTCAACAAGTTAACCAACCCCTTGATTACAGTAGCACACCACCAGCAGCCACAGGGACCAGCCACAATCCAAAATCTGACAAGTTATCCAAGACGAAAGGCTCGAAATCGGCTGTTTCCAAACAACATCTGACCCCTGTTCCTCTGAAAAAGGACAAAAGCACCCCTGCTCCTTTTACAAACAACGGTGTTGCCTCCTCCagttcttcttcagcttccacTTCGAAGGAAAAGAATATTCTCCGCTCTTCAAGTTTTTCTGGTCATCGTCCCGGTAATGTCAAGTCTCCACGGAGGCATACCATGTCTAACAACCCCTTCAGTGTACTGGCAGAGCTGCAAGAAGAGTCAGAGTATCTGATCTCTGAGAAGATCAACCAAAAACATTAG